One Desulfovibrio litoralis DSM 11393 genomic region harbors:
- a CDS encoding stealth family protein, producing MEYKTKASFFRRFYSALCDELIELHPATGGCGSCLEKMLTIDERIQKKLEIKFPIDVVYTWVDGGDPLHAEKRNSFLPKQNNIHPNGLENARFRDNEELRYSLRALETFAPWVRKIILVTDAQIPNWLNTLNGKIQIVDHKDFIPHEYLPTFNSHVIEAFLHKIPELAEHYIYLNDDVFLARQTTKASFFSSNGLPFGFVDWRARRLSGYKFTKTPHAQSYFNTLKFFEQKHVETNPKFITAHGPYPATKTNAKATFEFFDKEIISFLNNKFRTTEELAFYSHAMPLWLYSQKKIIPCDEKYYYVQTRRRDRLAYYKAILNSKKDNVAPLFFCINDVGNSKKIAKYQKDLHKVLTAYFPQPSTYEK from the coding sequence ATGGAATATAAAACAAAGGCTTCTTTTTTTCGACGTTTTTATTCGGCGTTATGTGATGAGCTTATAGAGCTACACCCTGCCACAGGCGGTTGTGGGTCTTGTCTGGAAAAAATGTTGACTATAGACGAGCGTATTCAAAAAAAACTTGAGATAAAGTTTCCGATTGATGTTGTTTATACTTGGGTTGACGGAGGCGATCCGCTACACGCTGAAAAACGCAATAGTTTTTTACCAAAACAAAATAATATTCACCCAAACGGTTTAGAAAACGCACGCTTTAGAGACAACGAAGAGTTGCGTTATTCTTTGCGTGCTTTAGAGACATTTGCCCCTTGGGTTAGGAAAATTATTTTAGTTACAGATGCTCAAATTCCTAATTGGCTTAATACGTTAAACGGAAAAATTCAGATAGTGGATCATAAAGATTTTATTCCGCATGAATACCTTCCGACTTTTAACTCTCATGTTATTGAAGCTTTTTTGCATAAAATCCCGGAACTTGCCGAACATTATATTTATTTGAATGATGATGTGTTTTTGGCACGTCAGACAACAAAAGCGAGTTTTTTTAGTTCAAACGGGTTGCCTTTTGGTTTTGTTGATTGGCGGGCGAGGCGTTTATCGGGATATAAATTTACCAAAACTCCACATGCTCAGTCTTATTTTAATACGCTAAAATTTTTTGAACAAAAACACGTTGAGACAAACCCCAAATTTATTACGGCACATGGTCCTTATCCCGCAACTAAAACTAACGCAAAAGCGACTTTTGAGTTTTTTGATAAAGAAATTATAAGCTTTTTGAACAATAAATTTCGTACAACCGAAGAGCTGGCTTTTTATTCTCACGCTATGCCTTTATGGCTGTATTCTCAGAAAAAAATTATTCCTTGCGATGAAAAATATTATTATGTACAAACCAGACGGCGTGATCGTTTGGCTTATTATAAAGCTATTTTGAATTCTAAAAAAGATAATGTTGCTCCTTTGTTTTTTTGCATTAACGACGTTGGCAACAGTAAAAAAATAGCTAAATATCAGAAAGACTTACATAAAGTCTTAACGGCTTACTTTCCTCAACCTTCAACTTATGAAAAGTAA
- a CDS encoding ABC transporter permease yields MQNQSVSTNFLSSLKLQGRVLWALSLREIHGLHGQSRLGYLWQLIKIAFGIGVFWGIRAAMGLQYQNGLPIPIFLLMGFSPWYMFSDTISRSMEAVRTNRSLLTYAYIRPLDLFLSATIVTFVTEFIVMGAFLILTHYLGFSIAILDPMSFFLTFILILFFSLGLGLTLASLSLYIPVIEKLVPMVMRVLFLISGVFFSPKAVPGVGNVLLWNPMATFIEILRGSFLHYSPNPSLNFKTHALISIGILFLGLLLERYTRKKAYLAL; encoded by the coding sequence ATGCAAAACCAAAGCGTAAGCACAAATTTTTTATCCAGCTTAAAGTTACAAGGACGGGTTCTTTGGGCTTTATCTTTAAGAGAGATTCATGGGTTACATGGTCAATCTCGCCTTGGATATTTGTGGCAACTCATCAAAATAGCTTTTGGAATAGGCGTGTTTTGGGGAATTCGTGCGGCTATGGGCTTACAATATCAAAACGGTCTGCCTATTCCGATATTTTTGTTAATGGGTTTTAGTCCTTGGTATATGTTTTCTGATACAATCAGTCGCAGCATGGAAGCAGTAAGAACAAATCGCTCTCTTCTAACCTATGCGTATATTCGCCCTTTAGACTTATTTTTATCGGCAACTATCGTTACTTTTGTAACCGAATTTATAGTGATGGGTGCATTTTTGATCCTTACCCATTATCTTGGCTTCAGCATAGCCATATTAGACCCAATGAGTTTTTTCCTGACTTTTATTTTAATTTTATTTTTTTCCCTTGGTCTTGGATTAACTTTGGCATCTTTGTCTTTATATATACCTGTTATTGAAAAACTTGTTCCGATGGTAATGCGTGTCTTATTTCTGATTTCCGGTGTTTTCTTTTCTCCAAAAGCTGTTCCCGGTGTAGGAAATGTGCTTTTATGGAACCCAATGGCAACCTTTATAGAAATATTAAGAGGCTCTTTTTTACATTACAGTCCAAACCCAAGCCTAAATTTTAAAACACACGCTCTTATCTCTATCGGTATACTTTTTTTAGGATTACTCCTTGAACGTTATACAAGAAAAAAAGCCTACTTAGCACTATAA
- a CDS encoding ABC transporter ATP-binding protein, producing MIKLANIYKSYKTKHGRKIILDDVSYDFKPGINTGILGPNGTGKSTLIRIIGGSEPPDKGEVIRNARISWPLGFAGGFNSKLSGRENMRFICRLFNKPFEETVAYVEDFSELGEYMDMPVYTYSSGMNAKLTFGLSMAFHFDYYLIDEVTAVGDASFREKCDRIFKERIKTATLIVVSHSMNTIKNFCSKVIILSKGKFIEYDDLDLAAKDYQELCKRKK from the coding sequence ATGATAAAACTAGCTAATATTTATAAATCTTATAAAACAAAACATGGTAGAAAAATCATTCTAGATGATGTTTCCTATGACTTTAAACCGGGGATAAATACAGGAATATTAGGACCAAACGGCACGGGGAAGTCTACTCTTATCCGTATTATCGGAGGCAGCGAGCCGCCGGACAAAGGTGAAGTTATCAGAAACGCCCGCATTTCTTGGCCTTTGGGTTTTGCCGGAGGTTTCAATTCCAAGCTTTCAGGCAGAGAAAATATGCGTTTTATTTGCAGGCTATTTAACAAGCCTTTTGAAGAAACAGTCGCCTATGTAGAAGATTTTTCCGAACTCGGCGAATATATGGACATGCCTGTTTATACCTATTCATCAGGTATGAACGCCAAACTTACCTTTGGTTTAAGTATGGCGTTTCACTTTGATTATTACCTTATTGACGAAGTAACGGCGGTTGGCGACGCTTCTTTTAGAGAAAAGTGTGACAGAATTTTTAAAGAACGGATAAAAACTGCAACCCTCATTGTCGTATCACACAGCATGAACACAATAAAAAATTTCTGTAGTAAAGTGATTATACTTTCTAAAGGTAAGTTTATAGAATATGACGACCTTGATTTAGCCGCAAAAGACTATCAAGAACTCTGTAAAAGGAAAAAATAG
- a CDS encoding polysaccharide biosynthesis/export family protein, translated as MQRFFIVFALILVPFIFSTQAKAQTTLDNGLSGNGFTQTTSPSAMRGTVPSNMPMSGSLPSGQGAGQKPQALTINPNEGNMNQSPLFVPGYSPFSTIYNNNSKPAWAQGAYTTYFKSIPPFGANLFQGFFAGTYHAGINEKYIITPGDRILVHIWGATAFDEVLMVDQQGNIFLPEVGPVRVGGLPNSSLQNAVKDSLSAAYRSNVQAYATLLSAQPVAVYVTGFVKNPGRYAGGTTDSALYYIDRAGGILPERGSYRDIKIQRNGRTIASIDLYNFILKGNVFNSDLQDGDVIVVGPKGKSILATGLIPQHAVFESLNKRFTGSDLNALTNPESATSHVSIRGTRNTEPFHVYLTLKEFDKFELNPNDSVEYLADKAGKTIMVSVSGATLNQSHFPVTNTTTLRTLLSYVAVNPDLAQTSAVYIKRRSIAEQQKKTIKDSLWRLEHSVLTATSSSANEAEIRIREAELVQNFVQRAATVEPDGVVVVTHNGLISDMILEDGDEIVIPQFSDVVQVSGEVMMPKAVAYSSKYTLKDYVNNSGGYTDRADENDILIVHANGAISSSSNTKIGPGDLLMVMPKYDSKDMQIVKDITQILYQIAVATRVVVSM; from the coding sequence ATGCAACGTTTTTTTATAGTATTTGCCTTAATTTTAGTACCTTTTATTTTTTCTACTCAAGCAAAGGCTCAGACCACCTTGGATAACGGGTTAAGCGGAAACGGCTTTACCCAGACAACAAGCCCTTCTGCCATGCGTGGAACCGTACCATCTAATATGCCTATGTCCGGTTCACTGCCATCAGGGCAAGGAGCAGGACAAAAACCACAAGCCTTAACGATAAATCCAAATGAAGGGAACATGAATCAATCCCCACTCTTTGTTCCGGGTTACTCTCCTTTTTCCACAATATATAACAACAATTCAAAGCCGGCTTGGGCTCAAGGGGCTTATACTACTTATTTTAAATCAATACCGCCTTTTGGTGCCAACTTATTCCAAGGTTTCTTCGCCGGAACTTATCACGCCGGAATTAACGAAAAATATATTATTACTCCGGGTGATCGAATTTTAGTACATATTTGGGGAGCCACAGCTTTTGATGAAGTATTAATGGTCGATCAACAAGGTAATATCTTTTTACCTGAGGTTGGTCCCGTACGTGTTGGCGGCCTCCCGAACTCTTCGTTGCAAAATGCGGTAAAAGACAGTTTAAGTGCGGCTTATCGCTCAAACGTCCAAGCTTATGCAACATTATTGTCGGCTCAACCTGTTGCGGTTTATGTTACTGGCTTTGTAAAAAACCCCGGGCGTTACGCAGGTGGAACTACTGATTCCGCTTTATATTATATTGACCGTGCCGGAGGAATTTTACCTGAACGCGGAAGTTATCGCGATATAAAAATACAAAGAAACGGAAGAACCATAGCCTCAATAGATTTATATAATTTTATTCTGAAAGGAAATGTCTTTAACAGCGACCTGCAAGACGGCGACGTTATTGTTGTCGGACCTAAAGGTAAAAGTATTTTGGCGACAGGTTTAATTCCACAACATGCTGTTTTTGAAAGCTTAAACAAAAGATTTACCGGATCAGACTTAAACGCACTGACCAACCCTGAAAGTGCCACCTCTCATGTAAGCATAAGGGGAACAAGAAACACAGAACCTTTTCATGTTTATTTAACATTAAAAGAGTTTGACAAGTTTGAACTAAATCCCAATGATTCTGTGGAATATCTGGCGGATAAAGCCGGAAAAACAATTATGGTTTCCGTATCCGGTGCGACTTTAAATCAATCTCACTTCCCTGTTACCAATACAACCACCCTACGAACTTTATTGTCTTATGTAGCCGTTAACCCTGATCTGGCTCAAACTTCTGCCGTCTATATAAAAAGACGCAGTATCGCCGAACAACAGAAAAAGACAATTAAAGATTCACTCTGGCGACTTGAACACTCTGTTTTAACCGCTACTTCTTCATCTGCGAATGAAGCGGAAATAAGAATAAGAGAGGCAGAGCTTGTACAAAACTTTGTTCAAAGAGCGGCGACCGTAGAACCCGACGGAGTTGTAGTTGTAACTCATAACGGTTTAATTTCAGACATGATTCTTGAAGACGGAGATGAAATCGTTATTCCGCAATTCTCTGATGTCGTTCAGGTAAGCGGAGAAGTCATGATGCCAAAGGCAGTCGCCTATTCTTCTAAGTATACACTTAAAGACTATGTTAACAATTCGGGCGGTTACACAGACAGGGCTGATGAAAACGATATTTTAATCGTTCATGCCAACGGTGCTATTTCATCAAGCAGTAATACAAAAATCGGCCCCGGCGATTTATTAATGGTTATGCCTAAATATGATAGTAAAGACATGCAAATTGTAAAAGACATTACCCAAATTCTTTATCAAATTGCCGTTGCAACACGTGTTGTTGTTTCTATGTAG